One Natrinema longum genomic window, CGGGAGCCCGCCTCACTGCATTCGCAGCAACTGTGCGTGCAGGGTCGCCCCGACCTCGAGGACGTTCGCCTCGTCGACGAAGCCCGCTTCGACGGCGAGTTCGACGGCGCGGGTGCCGACGATGTTGGCGACGGACGCCTGTGCGAGGCTGTCGATCGCCGCGCTCTCGTCGACCGCGTCGCCGCCGTAGAACTCCTCGGTGACCGTCAGGGAGAGGTCGCCCTCCTCGAACGTTTCGCCGAGAACGTCCTCGTCGCAGACGGCGACCAGCAATCCCTCCGGCGTCTCCCGTTCGTTGACGATCATCCGATCACTCGAGTTCCCACTCGCGGTCGTCTTCCTCCTCCTCGTCACCGACGCCGAGATCGGCGACGCCGAGGTCGTCCAGCCCGACGTCGCCCCCTCGCCCGGGCGACTGGCGGTTCGCGCCGCGACCGCCGAGCCCCCCTCCGGCACCGCCCGGTCGGCCTCCCGCACCGCCGCGTCCGGCACCCTGACCGCCGCCCTGTCCGAGCAGCTCCTCGCGGTCGTCCATCATCTCCTGTTCGGCCCGTTCGCGCATCTGGTTTGCCTCGTCGGCGATCTCCTCGGCCTGGTCGAACTCGCCGAGCTCCTCGAGGATCTCGGCTTTCGTCTCGAGCACCTTGGCGTTGCGCAGGCCCAGCCGGATGGCGTTGTCGACGCAGTTGAGCGCCTCTTCTGCCAGTCCCCGCTCCGAGAGGAAAAAGGCGCGGTTGAACCAGCCCGCGGCGAAGCGCTCGTCGATCTCGATGGCGCGTTCGGCGTGCTCTAGGGCCTCGCTCGTCTCGCCGAACTCCCAGAGCGCGTACGCGAGGTTCGTCTCGGCCGTGGCGGCGTGTTCGCTCTCCTCGTCGATCCGCAGGGCCTCGCGGTGGGCCCCGATCGCCTCGTCGTACTCCTCGAGTTCGGCGTGGGCGACGCCCTTGTTCACCCACGCCTCCTGTGCGAGCTTGTCGTCCTCGGCGAAGCGGGCGGTCCGCTCGAAGGCGTCGGTGGCCTGTTCGTAGCGGTTGATCTGCATGTAGTTCAGGCCGACGTCGAGCAGTTCGCTCGCGTCGACGTCGTCCTGATCGATGTTGTGCGTGTCGAGCGTGTCGGTGACGACGCGGGAGTCGACGGGGTCGACCTTCGAGGGGTCGACGCCGAGCTCCGGCGGGTCCAGATCGAACTCCTCGTAGGGATCGCCAAAGCCCTCCCCCTCGGAGAACTGGTGGTCGCGATCGTCGTCTCGGTCAGTCATTGTCAGAAGTTGGCGGTGACGACTGTTAAGGGCTGCGACCCAGGTAGCGGCGGCGTTGGATCGGCGTTCGACCCCCGCTTCTCAGACCCGCTTGCCGAGACGACTGGTGATCCCCCGAAGGGACTGTGTCACCTCGGCCGGGTGTGGCAATCCGAGCCGGTATCGGAGCCGGTCTTGCCCTTTGAACGGCTCGAACACCGCGGGCTCTTTGAGTTCCCAGAGTTCCGCACGGCCTCGAGCGCCGTGTCGATCGAAGATCGCGTTCGCCGCTCGACGCCCGGCCTCGTTGGCCGACTCCATCGAAGCCAGATCGGAGTTCGTTCGGACGTAGTCGCTTGCCAGCGTGAGGTTCCGGACGCTCACGTCGGCCGGCGGCCGGTTCCGAAGCGATCCCACGGTGTTGATCAACAGCGGCGATCGGTTCTCGACTCCGGTATCCGTTTCGACGATCGACGGATCGAGGAACCAGTCGACCAGCATGTCGTCCCGCAGCCGCTGGGTGGGCCTGTTCAGGTGGGTCTTCAACTGCGCCCAGATCTCCTCGGCGATCTCCTCGCGCGTACACGCTCTCGCGGGTTTTTCGTGGTAGATCCCCGGTGTGTCCCAGTCGGAGGCGATCACCGACAGGACGCCCTCGACCTCCTCGGGGCCACGGTCCTCGAGATCGTAGCCCGTCCAGAACTGGCGCTGGGAGATCGAGGTCAGCGCCCACGGGGCGTCCGCGTAGACCTGGTGACCCCGCGTCAGTTCGACGTCCTCGGTGAGGTAGAACTGGATCCCGTTCATCCAGGCGGTATCGAGCCGGTCGATCCGTCCCAGTGCCGGCGCGGCCCGTCGCAGTTCCGGCGTGACGAACTGCGGGGCGACCTCGACCGGAACGGCCAGGACGAACTCGTCGGCCGTAACCGTCTCCCCATCCGCCAGTTCGGCACCGGTGACGCGCTGCCCGTCGAACTCGAGGCCCTGCACGGGGGTGTTCGGCCGGAACTCGACGCCCAGCGTCTCGAGGTGGGCGAGCCAGGGATCGATCCAGGCCTCGTTCGTCGGTGCGTTCAGGATCCGTTCGGTCGGCTCGGTCGGATCGAGCTGGCCGAACAGCAACTGCAGGTAGATGGTGCCGACGGTCCGGGCGCTGCCGACCTGCGGTCGGAGCGCGACGAGCGCCTGCGTGGCGTAGGCGAGCCGATCCCGGAACTCCGGCGAGCGGTTCTCGGCGTCGATGAACTCCCACCAGGAGACGTCGTCGAGTTCCCCCTCGCGTCGCTCCTCGCAGGCGGTCAACAGGTACAGCAACCGCTCGAGCAGGAAGCGAACGTCCTCGCGGGGCAGGTCCTCGGCGAAGGCGGGCCGGAGCGCCTCGAGCCAGCCACGCAGCGAATCGGGCGTACGCGTCTCGGCGATCCGGCCCGAATCCGTGGTACTCGCGATCAGCGTCGCTTCGGTCTCGACGAGATTGTCTTCGACGGTGCCGGCACCGTCGGGGATCCGGGCCATCGTGTCGACGACGTGTCGGTAAAACGCCGGGAAGAACCGGAAGCCGTGCTCGCCGTGGAGCGCCGCCGGGTCGTCCGCGATCGGCATCGATCGTGCCTTCCCGCCGAAGCGGTCGTTTGCCTCGACGACGGTCACGTCGTACCCGCGCTCGGCGAGTTCGTGGGCCGCCGTGAGACCGCCGATCCCGCCACCGAGTACGGCAACATCAGTCATTAGCGTTCCTGGGGCAGCGATCGACATAACGGGCGTCCCTAACTACGAATCCCTCGAGACGGTCCTTATCGTTGCCGGCCCCGCCACCGTCACTATTGAGTACGGCGACCACGAGGACCCGAGTATGCGGCTGTTCGTCAGCGTCGACCTCCCCGACGATCTCGCCGACCCGGTCGCCGACCTGCAAGCCGAGTTCGCCGACGCGAGCGGGCTCGATTTCACCGACCCCGAGCAGGCCCACGTGACGCTGAAGTTCCTCGGAGATGTCAACGCGGATCGGCTCCCCGCCCTCGAGCGTGCACTCGAGGCCGCGGTCGACGATGCCGGCGTCGATCCGTTCCCCGTCAGATACGGCGGATTGGGCGTCTTTCCGAGCCTCGAGTACATCAGCGTCGTCTGGCTGGGGGTCGAGCGGGGCGGCGACGAACTCACTCGGCTCCACGAGGCCATCGAGGACCGCACGACGGCGATGGGTTTCGACGCCGAGGACCACGACTTCACCCCCCACGTTACGCTCGCCCGAATGGAACACGCCGGCGGGAAGGAACTGGTCCAGGACCTCGTGCGGGAGCGCGAGCCGACGATCGGCGAGGATCGCGTCGACGAAATCCGGCTGACCGAGAGCACGCTCACGGACGACGGGCCGGTCTACTCGACGGTCGAATCGTTTCCACTGTAGGCGACGGCGACGAGCGGATCCGGCAGCGCAGTCCTCGCCCCTGCAAGATGGACAAGATTTTAAGCCACCGCGGGCTACGTCCGGCTACTATGGGTAAGAAATCGAAGGGCAAGAAGAAGCGACTTGCCAAACTCGAGAACCAGAACAGCCGCGTGCCGGCCTGGGTCATGATGAAGACGGACATGGAAGTCCAGCGCAACCCCAAGCGACGCAACTGGCGGCGCAACGACACTGACGAGTAACGATGAGTGCAAGTGATTTCGAGGAACGTGTCGTCACCGTTCCGCTGCGCGACGTCAAGAAGGGAGCCAACCACGAGGCCGCCGACTACGCGATGCGACTGGTCCGCGAACACCTCGCGAAACACTTCGCAGTCGACGAGGAGGCCATCCGACTCGATCCCTCGATCAACGAGAAAGTCTGGTCGAACGGCCGCTCGAACCCGCCACGCAAGCTGCGCGTTCGCGCAGCCCGCTTCGACGAGGAGGGCGACGCCGTCGTCGAAGCCGAGGTCGCCGACTAAACTTGCAACGCCTCGCCTTCGCCGGGTCGGCCTACGTCGGCGTCTTCGCCCGTGCGACCGACTCGTGCGTACTCGTTCGCCACGACGTCGACGACGACGTTGCTGCCGACCTGACCGACGAACTCGAGGTCCCGACGATCCGGACGACCGTCGGCGGGTCCTCGACGGTCGGCGCGCTAGCGACGGGTAACGAAAACGGATTGCTCGTCAGCTCCCGCGTCCTCGAGTACGAACGCGAGACGCTCGAGGAGACGGTCGATCTCCCGGTCGCGGAACTACCGGGCAGTATCAACGCTGCCGGCAACGTCGTCCTCGCGAACGATTACGGTGCCTACGTCCATCCGGACCTGCCCCGCGATGCGGTTCAGATCGTCAAAGACACCCTCGAGGTCCCCGTCCAACGCGGCGACCTCGCGGGCGTCCGGACCGTCGGGACGGCCGCGGTGGCGACGAACACCGGCGTGCTCTGCCACCCGAAGGCGACCGACGCGGAACTCGATGGGCTCGAGGACGCCCTGGACGTCCGGGCCGACGTCGGCACGGTCAACTACGGCGCGCCGCTGGTCGGCTCGGGTCTGATCGCCAACGAAGCCGGCTACGTCGTCGGCGAGGAGACGACCGGCCCCGAACTGGGCCGGATCGAGGACGCGCTCGGCTATCTCGACTGATACGGTTTGCTGTAAGTCATTGCCGGCACAACCGCTGCCCGGGTCGCGGTTGCGCCGGTACATCGTTACAGCAATCCGTATGAGGGCCCCTTCGAGGGCCACGTTCGTTTTTCACCATCTCGATCGAACTCACGGACTCGAGTTCGATCGCGTCTCACCGACGTTCGAACCGATGTAACACGACATCGCTGTCGTCGTCCCACTCGAAGTTCTCGTGGGCGCGCTCGAGCAGGCGACGGTACCCCTCGAGATCCTCCATCCCTTCGGCCCGGGCATCCTCGTCGGTCAGGTCCCCGAGCGTGCGCTCTCGGATGGCGGTCACCTCGAAGGTCGCGTCCTCGATCGTGAACGTGTCCCCTTCCGCGGCGTACTGGTGGCCGCGGTGGATCTGTGTGACCTCACCCTCGAGGGCCTGGGTTTGCATTCGCTCGCTGGGCAACAGTTCGCCGGGATCGAGTTCGCTCATGGGAGCGGGTTCGGTCCGGCGGAGTAAAATCCTTGACCCTCCGCTCGGTGGGTGATTCGAGGGTGACAGCACGTCTCGTCGTCCGTCCCGGCGGTTGCACCCGCTCGAATGGGAAGGGAAGATTCTTCCGACTGCCTGCCGGATGGAGAGGTATGAGTCAATTTACGGTCAGTGGTCGGTTCAAGAGCCGCGACGGGTTCGCGGAGTTCGAGACGACGATCGACGCCGAAAACGAGAACGTCGCCCGCGAACACACCTTCTG contains:
- a CDS encoding DUF424 domain-containing protein, encoding MIVNERETPEGLLVAVCDEDVLGETFEEGDLSLTVTEEFYGGDAVDESAAIDSLAQASVANIVGTRAVELAVEAGFVDEANVLEVGATLHAQLLRMQ
- the rpl18a gene encoding 50S ribosomal protein L18Ae, whose product is MSQFTVSGRFKSRDGFAEFETTIDAENENVAREHTFCQFGSQHGLKRSEIELEEVSQQ
- a CDS encoding 50S ribosomal protein L39e, whose protein sequence is MGKKSKGKKKRLAKLENQNSRVPAWVMMKTDMEVQRNPKRRNWRRNDTDE
- a CDS encoding translation initiation factor IF-6, with protein sequence MQRLAFAGSAYVGVFARATDSCVLVRHDVDDDVAADLTDELEVPTIRTTVGGSSTVGALATGNENGLLVSSRVLEYERETLEETVDLPVAELPGSINAAGNVVLANDYGAYVHPDLPRDAVQIVKDTLEVPVQRGDLAGVRTVGTAAVATNTGVLCHPKATDAELDGLEDALDVRADVGTVNYGAPLVGSGLIANEAGYVVGEETTGPELGRIEDALGYLD
- a CDS encoding tetratricopeptide repeat protein, with protein sequence MTDRDDDRDHQFSEGEGFGDPYEEFDLDPPELGVDPSKVDPVDSRVVTDTLDTHNIDQDDVDASELLDVGLNYMQINRYEQATDAFERTARFAEDDKLAQEAWVNKGVAHAELEEYDEAIGAHREALRIDEESEHAATAETNLAYALWEFGETSEALEHAERAIEIDERFAAGWFNRAFFLSERGLAEEALNCVDNAIRLGLRNAKVLETKAEILEELGEFDQAEEIADEANQMRERAEQEMMDDREELLGQGGGQGAGRGGAGGRPGGAGGGLGGRGANRQSPGRGGDVGLDDLGVADLGVGDEEEEDDREWELE
- a CDS encoding 50S ribosomal protein L31e, with protein sequence MSASDFEERVVTVPLRDVKKGANHEAADYAMRLVREHLAKHFAVDEEAIRLDPSINEKVWSNGRSNPPRKLRVRAARFDEEGDAVVEAEVAD
- a CDS encoding hydroxysqualene dehydroxylase, which produces MTDVAVLGGGIGGLTAAHELAERGYDVTVVEANDRFGGKARSMPIADDPAALHGEHGFRFFPAFYRHVVDTMARIPDGAGTVEDNLVETEATLIASTTDSGRIAETRTPDSLRGWLEALRPAFAEDLPREDVRFLLERLLYLLTACEERREGELDDVSWWEFIDAENRSPEFRDRLAYATQALVALRPQVGSARTVGTIYLQLLFGQLDPTEPTERILNAPTNEAWIDPWLAHLETLGVEFRPNTPVQGLEFDGQRVTGAELADGETVTADEFVLAVPVEVAPQFVTPELRRAAPALGRIDRLDTAWMNGIQFYLTEDVELTRGHQVYADAPWALTSISQRQFWTGYDLEDRGPEEVEGVLSVIASDWDTPGIYHEKPARACTREEIAEEIWAQLKTHLNRPTQRLRDDMLVDWFLDPSIVETDTGVENRSPLLINTVGSLRNRPPADVSVRNLTLASDYVRTNSDLASMESANEAGRRAANAIFDRHGARGRAELWELKEPAVFEPFKGQDRLRYRLGLPHPAEVTQSLRGITSRLGKRV
- a CDS encoding ASCH domain-containing protein, whose amino-acid sequence is MSELDPGELLPSERMQTQALEGEVTQIHRGHQYAAEGDTFTIEDATFEVTAIRERTLGDLTDEDARAEGMEDLEGYRRLLERAHENFEWDDDSDVVLHRFERR
- the thpR gene encoding RNA 2',3'-cyclic phosphodiesterase — encoded protein: MRLFVSVDLPDDLADPVADLQAEFADASGLDFTDPEQAHVTLKFLGDVNADRLPALERALEAAVDDAGVDPFPVRYGGLGVFPSLEYISVVWLGVERGGDELTRLHEAIEDRTTAMGFDAEDHDFTPHVTLARMEHAGGKELVQDLVREREPTIGEDRVDEIRLTESTLTDDGPVYSTVESFPL